The following proteins are co-located in the Papaver somniferum cultivar HN1 unplaced genomic scaffold, ASM357369v1 unplaced-scaffold_128, whole genome shotgun sequence genome:
- the LOC113331897 gene encoding uncharacterized protein LOC113331897, with translation MSDMGLLKYFLGIEVHQSEDGVFISQSKYAEKVLKKFGMLGCHPTSTPHVVNEKPKKDDGGKKVDETYYRGLIGNLLYLTHTRPDIMFASSMLSRFMSSPSHLHLGAAKRLLRYIQGTMNFGIMYSRNLDVKLVGYCDSDLGGCIDDMKSIPGYAFSLGSGIFSWASKKQPTVALSTAEAEYISASIATSHVVWLRRTMEDIQEKQEGCTEIFCDNKSAIVMSKNSVEHYKARHIKLKYHFIREAVENGKIELQYYKMEDQLVDIFTKALPKGKFQNFRELLGVVIITLRRRMLRNMLKMCL, from the coding sequence atGAGTGACATGGGTTTGCTCAAGTATTTCCTTGGTATAGAAGTTCATCAAAGTGAAGATGgagtgttcatttctcaaagcaaGTATGCCGAAAAGGTGTTGAAGAAATTTGGTATGCTTGGTTGCCACCCCACATCTACACCACATGTAGTGAATGAGAAACCCAAGAAGGATGATGGAGGAAAAAAAGTTGATGAGACTTACTATAGAGGTCTTATTGGAAACTTGTTGTATCTTACACATACAAGACCCGACATCATGTTTGCTTCAAGTATGCTTTCTAGGTTCATGAGTTCACCTAGTCACCTACATCTTGGTGCGGCAAAGAGGTTGTTGAGGTACATACAAGGAACAATGAATTTTGGAATCATGTATTCAAGAAATTTGGATGTCAAATTAGTTGGCTATTGTGATAGCGACTTGGGAGGGTGTATTGATGACATGAAGAGTATACCGGGGTATGCTTTTTCTCTTGGTTCGGGTATATTTTCTTGGGCATCGAAGAAGCAACCAACCGTAGCTCTATCCACGGCGGAAGCGGAGTACATTTCGGCATCAATAGCTACATCTCATGTTGTTTGGCTAAGAAGAACCATGGAAGATATTCAAGAGAAGCAAGAAGGATGCACCGAAATTTTTTGTGACAACAAATCCGCAATTGTTATGTCGAAAAATTCGGTTGAGCATTATAAAGCAAGGCACATCAAACTCAAGTATCACTTCATTCGAGAAGCGGTTGAAAATGGTAAGATAGAACTCCAATATTACAAGATGGAAGATCAATTGGTAGACATATTCACCAAGGCACTTCCCAAAGGCAAGTTTCAAAACTTTAGAGAATTACTTGGAGTTGTGATCATCACATTAAGGAGGAGAATGTTGCGTAAtatgctgaaaatgtgtctgtga